One Endozoicomonas gorgoniicola DNA window includes the following coding sequences:
- a CDS encoding SoxR reducing system RseC family protein, with the protein MIEEQGRVVTVEDGAVWVESIRKTTCSSCSAKNGCGQHLAEKYKSSKTHSYIRAVNETGSAIKEYDEVVIGIPEDSLMKASMVVYLLPLLSMMAGLWLGSFLVLGDLATVLLALSGLAAGFVPVRMLGQKAGELCRVQVLKVIPRQLDEPELVPMRPWVA; encoded by the coding sequence ATGATTGAAGAGCAAGGCCGGGTGGTGACCGTAGAAGATGGTGCTGTCTGGGTTGAATCCATTCGTAAGACAACCTGCTCCAGTTGTAGCGCCAAAAACGGCTGTGGGCAGCACTTGGCAGAAAAGTACAAAAGCAGTAAAACGCATTCCTACATTCGGGCTGTCAATGAAACCGGATCAGCCATCAAAGAGTACGATGAAGTTGTTATTGGTATCCCTGAAGATTCTCTGATGAAAGCCTCCATGGTCGTTTACCTGCTGCCGCTGTTAAGTATGATGGCAGGCTTGTGGCTTGGCAGTTTTCTGGTTCTGGGTGACCTGGCTACAGTACTGCTGGCGCTGTCAGGTCTGGCAGCGGGTTTTGTGCCTGTCCGAATGCTTGGACAAAAAGCCGGTGAACTGTGTCGGGTTCAGGTGCTGAAGGTAATCCCAAGGCAGCTGGATGAGCCGGAACTGGTACCAATGCGGCCCTGGGTTGCCTGA
- a CDS encoding MucB/RseB C-terminal domain-containing protein translates to MKGMHLNRGSLAALLVSVLMVAPVKAQEAVTPNQAESAPLSSAAEPPRASEPRDWLESMAEATRQLTYRGHFVYQQGSSLETLSVLHTNQGGNEKELIRYLDGLPREILRHGREITFLSADRPPVRFEHESLMPMVGRFTGSDLGKYYQLRPAALDRVAGREAVQLLVVPTDRFRYGYQIWLDRQSSLMLKSVMVDSEGRIIERMQFTNLEFTDHLSEQEIKLLNRTSKGLPDETTVTMSSLEKGGNGHWGWEAGWIPDGFEVRNRTRRKSPVSERMVDTVIYSDGIASFSIFVEPDETRVLSQSSEQIGSMAAVSKVFRNNDTYFHVTVVGEVPLGTAERVAVSVRPASDKQAEK, encoded by the coding sequence ATGAAAGGAATGCATTTAAACAGGGGGAGTTTGGCGGCATTGCTGGTGTCTGTGCTGATGGTAGCGCCGGTAAAGGCGCAGGAAGCTGTTACCCCGAACCAGGCTGAATCAGCACCTTTATCGAGTGCGGCAGAACCCCCCCGGGCTTCAGAGCCCAGAGACTGGCTGGAGAGCATGGCGGAAGCCACTCGTCAGCTGACTTACCGTGGACACTTTGTCTATCAACAGGGTTCAAGCCTGGAAACACTGTCTGTATTACACACTAATCAGGGCGGCAATGAGAAAGAACTGATTCGCTATCTGGATGGTCTGCCCAGGGAAATATTGCGCCATGGACGTGAGATAACTTTCCTCAGTGCCGACCGCCCACCTGTCCGTTTTGAGCATGAGTCACTGATGCCTATGGTAGGGCGCTTTACCGGCAGTGACCTGGGTAAGTATTATCAGCTGCGTCCTGCCGCGCTGGATCGGGTTGCCGGTCGTGAAGCCGTACAGTTGCTGGTAGTGCCGACCGACCGTTTCCGTTATGGTTATCAAATCTGGCTTGACCGGCAGAGCAGCCTGATGCTCAAGTCGGTCATGGTTGATAGTGAAGGTCGTATTATTGAGCGCATGCAGTTTACCAACCTTGAATTTACCGATCACCTCTCAGAACAGGAAATAAAACTACTCAACCGTACGTCGAAAGGCCTGCCTGATGAAACGACTGTGACCATGAGTTCTCTGGAAAAGGGCGGTAATGGACACTGGGGTTGGGAAGCGGGTTGGATTCCGGACGGGTTTGAAGTGCGTAACCGTACACGCCGCAAATCGCCAGTCAGTGAACGTATGGTGGACACTGTGATTTACTCTGACGGCATTGCGAGTTTCTCGATCTTTGTCGAGCCGGATGAAACCAGAGTATTAAGCCAGTCATCTGAGCAGATTGGTTCGATGGCGGCGGTATCCAAAGTATTCCGCAATAACGATACTTATTTTCATGTCACGGTTGTTGGTGAAGTACCGCTGGGTACTGCTGAGCGGGTGGCGGTATCGGTTCGCCCCGCCAGTGATAAACAGGCTGAGAAGTAA
- a CDS encoding protein YgfX, which produces MVSDDDELIEIRVHRSWFMLAVGTCVHFLALLAPWFSSLSFLLQLLISSLVVVYARSFYQRHITRTSPDSVLALRYRNDQWLLLTKSGWQRAWTTGTLLVTPWLMAFCFRTEEKKNGLSWVGVGNYPVCLWPDTDKAASLHALRLRLLLKKNKPDGTAYK; this is translated from the coding sequence ATGGTGTCTGATGACGATGAGTTGATCGAGATTCGTGTACACCGGTCCTGGTTTATGCTGGCTGTCGGGACCTGTGTTCATTTCCTTGCTTTGCTTGCGCCATGGTTTTCAAGTCTTTCCTTTCTCCTGCAACTACTCATTTCTTCACTGGTGGTTGTTTATGCAAGAAGTTTTTATCAGCGACATATTACCCGGACCAGCCCGGACAGTGTGCTTGCCCTGCGCTATCGCAATGATCAATGGCTACTGCTAACGAAATCAGGCTGGCAGCGAGCCTGGACGACAGGGACTCTGCTGGTGACACCATGGTTGATGGCTTTCTGCTTCCGTACTGAAGAAAAAAAGAACGGATTATCATGGGTTGGTGTGGGGAACTATCCGGTTTGCCTCTGGCCTGATACTGATAAAGCGGCTTCACTGCATGCGTTGAGGTTGCGTCTGCTATTGAAAAAGAACAAGCCTGATGGAACTGCGTACAAATAA
- the nadB gene encoding L-aspartate oxidase: MHQSYNYDVIIIGSGAAGLTLALHLDPNLRVAILSKGDLNAGSSSGAQGGVAAVLDPSGDSLEQHTRDTLIAGAGLCRKDAVEHIVKNGRDSIHWLIDIGVPFTEDKKRNHSFGFHLTREGGHSARRIIHAADATGQAISDTLIARVRLQPNIDIYEHHLAIDLITSQKLGVQQQKGLGAYVLDLKSDRVHLFKTKAQVLASGGASKAYLFSSNSDGASGDGIAMAWRAGCRIGNMEFNQFHPTCLYHPNAKSFLISEAVRGEGGQLLRPDGTRFMPDYDSRAELAPRDVVARAIDHEMKRLGADCLFLDISHKTAEFVRSHFPTIYERCLEYGIDITRQPIPIVPASHYTCGGVLVNHQGQTDVPGVYAIGECAFTGLHGANRLASNSLLECFVTARSCADTINRSIHEINNSETLPDWDESQVTDSDEGVVISHNWEELRRFMWDYVGIVRTTKRLLRARNRVKLLQSEINDFYSNFKVSNDLIELRNLALVSELIIESALSRKESRGLHYTLDYPATAQKVEDTILTPNNFRPEYAVEY, translated from the coding sequence ATGCATCAGTCTTATAATTACGACGTCATCATTATTGGTAGCGGAGCCGCTGGTCTGACTCTGGCACTGCATCTTGATCCGAATTTGCGTGTTGCCATACTCAGCAAAGGTGACCTCAATGCCGGTTCTTCCTCTGGCGCCCAGGGCGGGGTAGCCGCTGTGCTGGACCCTTCGGGTGACAGCCTTGAACAACATACCCGAGACACCCTGATTGCAGGTGCCGGACTGTGTCGAAAAGACGCAGTGGAACACATTGTCAAAAACGGCAGGGACAGCATCCACTGGCTGATTGATATTGGCGTACCTTTCACTGAAGATAAAAAACGCAACCACTCCTTCGGCTTTCACCTGACCCGTGAAGGTGGTCACAGCGCCCGGCGTATTATTCATGCTGCCGATGCAACGGGGCAGGCTATTTCTGACACCCTGATCGCCAGGGTCAGACTGCAACCCAATATTGATATTTATGAACACCACCTGGCCATTGACCTGATCACCAGCCAGAAGCTGGGTGTCCAGCAACAAAAAGGGTTGGGCGCTTATGTTCTCGACCTGAAGTCTGACCGGGTTCACCTGTTTAAAACTAAAGCCCAGGTACTGGCCAGTGGCGGTGCCAGCAAAGCCTACCTGTTCAGCAGTAACAGCGATGGAGCCAGTGGCGATGGCATTGCTATGGCATGGCGCGCTGGCTGCCGTATTGGCAACATGGAGTTCAACCAGTTTCACCCGACCTGCCTGTATCACCCAAACGCCAAATCCTTCCTGATTTCAGAAGCCGTTCGTGGTGAAGGCGGGCAATTGCTGCGACCGGACGGCACCCGTTTTATGCCGGACTACGACTCACGTGCCGAACTGGCTCCCCGTGATGTTGTTGCCCGTGCCATTGACCACGAGATGAAGCGCCTGGGAGCAGACTGTCTGTTTCTCGACATCAGTCATAAAACAGCGGAGTTTGTCCGTTCTCATTTTCCGACTATTTATGAGCGCTGCCTGGAATACGGTATCGACATCACCAGGCAGCCTATACCGATTGTTCCCGCTTCACATTACACTTGCGGCGGTGTACTCGTGAATCATCAGGGGCAGACCGATGTTCCCGGTGTTTACGCCATTGGTGAATGCGCCTTCACAGGCCTGCACGGTGCCAACCGTCTGGCCAGCAACTCTCTTCTGGAGTGTTTTGTAACAGCCAGAAGCTGCGCAGACACCATCAATCGCTCCATCCACGAAATAAATAACAGTGAAACCTTGCCCGACTGGGATGAGAGCCAGGTGACAGACTCGGACGAAGGAGTTGTCATTTCCCATAACTGGGAAGAACTGCGCCGTTTTATGTGGGACTATGTTGGTATTGTTCGTACCACTAAACGTCTGCTCAGGGCAAGAAACCGGGTCAAACTGCTGCAGTCTGAAATTAATGATTTCTATAGTAACTTCAAGGTCAGTAACGACCTGATTGAACTGCGCAACCTGGCTCTGGTTTCAGAGCTAATTATTGAAAGCGCACTGTCACGAAAAGAGTCAAGGGGTTTGCATTATACGCTGGACTATCCGGCAACAGCTCAAAAGGTTGAAGATACCATCCTGACACCCAATAACTTCCGCCCGGAATATGCAGTAGAGTACTAA
- a CDS encoding sigma-E factor negative regulatory protein: MSEKPSHNHVRDRLNESLSATLDGQASELEMRRVLEKLGSDDDLRATARRYQLVGDAVRHETSQFMNIDLSASIRDRVEREEVTHQMQEQPQIQPVGRMTNVVSLLDSWWSSMGRVAVAASVAFAVIVGVRNFNQVEEVHTVADVSDQATLTQPLQISRNDYGASGIRAGYNSREHDTITPEQLAQAQNVASRATRERFRAYALQHAEMSAVQGGQGMLPFARLTSFDTQ; encoded by the coding sequence ATGAGTGAGAAGCCATCTCACAATCATGTCCGGGACCGCCTGAACGAGTCCCTATCAGCTACTCTCGATGGTCAGGCTTCTGAGCTGGAAATGCGCAGAGTTCTGGAAAAGCTGGGCAGTGATGATGACTTGCGTGCAACAGCACGTCGTTACCAGTTGGTTGGTGATGCGGTCAGGCATGAAACCAGCCAGTTTATGAATATTGATCTTTCTGCCAGCATCCGTGACAGGGTTGAGCGGGAAGAAGTAACCCATCAGATGCAGGAACAGCCTCAAATACAGCCAGTGGGCAGGATGACCAATGTTGTCAGCCTGCTGGATAGCTGGTGGTCTTCAATGGGGCGTGTGGCCGTTGCGGCGTCTGTCGCCTTTGCTGTGATTGTTGGTGTGCGTAACTTCAACCAGGTTGAAGAAGTGCATACTGTGGCAGATGTCTCCGATCAGGCGACCCTTACCCAGCCATTGCAGATTTCCAGAAATGACTACGGAGCTTCCGGGATCCGCGCGGGTTACAACTCCCGCGAACATGACACGATTACTCCAGAACAACTGGCTCAGGCGCAAAACGTTGCCAGTCGGGCGACCCGCGAGCGTTTCCGTGCTTACGCTTTGCAGCACGCGGAAATGAGTGCGGTTCAGGGAGGTCAGGGCATGTTGCCCTTTGCGAGGTTGACCAGTTTCGACACACAGTGA
- the rpoE gene encoding RNA polymerase sigma factor RpoE → MVEPQEADQQLVERVQKGDKAAFDLLVIKYQHRVLGLVSSYVNDYQEVQDVAQEAFIKAYRAIDKFRGDSSFYTWLYRIAVNTAKNHLVSKGRKLPESDIDVHDAEFLDTAASLRVVDTPERNLYRDEIERVIHDAIRRLPDELRTAVMLREFDGLSYDEIAHVMNCPVGTVRSRIFRAREAIDREIEPLLKRG, encoded by the coding sequence ATGGTAGAACCTCAGGAAGCGGATCAACAGCTGGTCGAACGGGTGCAGAAAGGCGATAAAGCCGCCTTTGACCTGCTGGTAATTAAATACCAGCATCGTGTTCTGGGACTGGTCAGTAGTTATGTGAATGACTATCAGGAAGTCCAGGATGTAGCACAGGAAGCTTTCATCAAGGCATACAGGGCCATTGATAAGTTTCGGGGAGACAGTTCGTTTTATACCTGGCTGTATCGTATTGCTGTCAATACAGCCAAGAACCATCTGGTGTCCAAGGGCCGGAAGCTGCCAGAATCGGATATCGACGTACACGATGCCGAGTTTCTGGATACCGCAGCCAGCCTTAGAGTGGTGGATACTCCCGAACGGAACCTGTATCGTGATGAGATTGAACGCGTTATCCATGACGCTATTCGTCGTTTGCCGGACGAGCTTCGCACCGCAGTGATGCTGCGTGAGTTTGACGGTTTAAGTTATGACGAGATTGCCCATGTTATGAACTGCCCTGTCGGCACTGTGCGCTCAAGGATTTTCCGGGCCAGGGAAGCCATTGACCGAGAAATAGAGCCGCTGCTCAAACGAGGCTGA
- a CDS encoding FAD assembly factor SdhE, with product MKLSGDDFKRVQWHSRRGMLELDVLLEPFTNQVLKDLSAEDQQTYVRLLDCQDADLFSWFMSEQRPDDKELAAMIDTVITYARRSFNTDGV from the coding sequence ATGAAATTAAGCGGTGATGATTTTAAACGGGTTCAGTGGCACAGTCGCCGGGGCATGCTGGAACTGGATGTTTTGCTGGAGCCGTTCACCAATCAAGTGCTGAAGGACCTGTCGGCAGAAGACCAGCAGACTTATGTGCGCCTGCTGGACTGTCAGGATGCGGATCTGTTTTCCTGGTTTATGAGCGAGCAGCGCCCGGACGATAAGGAGCTGGCTGCCATGATTGATACGGTTATCACCTACGCCCGCCGCAGCTTTAACACAGATGGTGTCTGA
- a CDS encoding cold-shock protein gives MSTTTGTVKWFNEEKGFGFIAQDNGPDVFAHFRQIVGDGFKTLKEGQQVEFRVTQGQKGPQAEDIRPL, from the coding sequence ATGTCTACTACTACCGGTACCGTTAAGTGGTTCAACGAAGAGAAAGGTTTTGGTTTTATCGCTCAGGACAATGGTCCTGACGTGTTTGCCCACTTCCGTCAGATCGTTGGTGACGGCTTCAAGACTTTGAAAGAAGGTCAGCAGGTTGAATTTCGAGTGACTCAGGGCCAGAAGGGTCCTCAGGCTGAAGATATTCGTCCTCTGTAA